From a single Microbacterium terrisoli genomic region:
- a CDS encoding ABC transporter family substrate-binding protein — protein sequence MNRRTTALAAVAVLSAAGLALAGCAQPNAKPTNSEPAQLPLIGWTPVAADDVQQGGTLSLAVLSSGTDEGNWNISTTQGANVPVVNMTSPLMGTPYKATKDGQVEVDPNYATDIKLESDSPQTVDVKLNDKAVWEDGKPITANDYKATFAALSGKNTKFNIASSAGFDQVSSFDVVSDYEFTFTFGETYADWQALLTTPAVPADIASDPAKWASFTTKPLPSSGPFVMSKIDNNAKVYTETPNPKWWGTKPKLDQIVWKVIDQGAQAQTFANNEINAVEAQDVDTYTAALKKSGAKALSSGGLTYSQVTFNGLQAPVDNVNVRKAIAQAVDRTLIAKTANEPLGVKATTDGNWIFMPGQKGYEDTVGNKLPYDIDAAKKDLEAAGYKHDGSQWTKDGKQLKLSVIVPQGTKSNELRAQQIQSSLKKIDVPVTLDEVPSADYFDNIQNGKFEMATFGWQGTLFPISSTESLFYPEMKPGGSGQNYAFVTDEKLGDLWKQANAELDPAKRLNIASQINDTIASYVPMLPIYPYPNVQVVDKNLANYGPGTFTDLTEDWTTVGFTK from the coding sequence ATGAACCGCAGAACCACAGCACTCGCGGCTGTCGCTGTGCTCAGCGCTGCCGGCCTCGCGCTGGCCGGCTGCGCGCAGCCCAACGCAAAACCGACCAACAGCGAGCCTGCACAGCTCCCGCTCATCGGTTGGACGCCTGTCGCGGCGGACGACGTGCAGCAGGGCGGCACGCTCAGCCTCGCGGTCCTGTCCAGCGGCACCGATGAGGGCAACTGGAACATCAGCACCACGCAGGGTGCCAACGTTCCCGTCGTCAACATGACCTCGCCGCTGATGGGCACCCCGTACAAGGCCACCAAGGACGGTCAGGTCGAGGTCGACCCGAACTACGCCACCGACATCAAGCTCGAGAGCGATTCGCCCCAGACGGTCGATGTCAAGCTCAATGACAAGGCGGTGTGGGAGGACGGCAAGCCGATCACGGCCAACGACTACAAGGCCACGTTCGCCGCACTCTCCGGCAAGAACACGAAGTTCAACATCGCTTCCTCGGCCGGCTTCGACCAGGTGTCGAGCTTCGATGTCGTCAGCGACTACGAGTTCACGTTCACCTTCGGCGAGACCTACGCCGACTGGCAGGCGCTGCTGACGACCCCCGCGGTCCCGGCTGACATCGCCAGCGACCCGGCGAAGTGGGCGAGCTTCACGACGAAGCCGCTGCCTTCGAGTGGTCCGTTCGTCATGTCGAAGATCGACAACAACGCCAAGGTCTACACCGAGACGCCGAACCCGAAGTGGTGGGGCACCAAGCCCAAGCTCGACCAGATCGTGTGGAAGGTCATCGACCAGGGCGCGCAGGCGCAGACCTTCGCGAACAATGAGATCAACGCCGTCGAGGCGCAGGATGTCGACACCTACACGGCCGCACTGAAGAAGTCGGGTGCGAAGGCGCTGAGCTCGGGTGGTCTGACCTACTCGCAGGTCACGTTCAACGGTCTGCAGGCCCCGGTCGACAACGTCAACGTCCGCAAGGCCATCGCGCAGGCGGTGGACCGCACCCTGATCGCCAAGACGGCCAACGAGCCGCTGGGTGTGAAGGCGACCACGGACGGCAACTGGATCTTCATGCCCGGCCAGAAGGGCTACGAAGACACCGTCGGCAACAAGCTGCCGTACGACATCGATGCCGCCAAGAAGGACCTCGAAGCCGCGGGCTACAAGCACGACGGCAGCCAGTGGACCAAGGACGGCAAGCAGCTGAAGCTGTCGGTCATCGTTCCTCAGGGCACGAAGTCCAACGAGCTGCGCGCTCAGCAGATCCAGTCGTCGCTGAAGAAGATCGACGTGCCGGTGACCCTCGACGAGGTTCCCAGCGCCGACTACTTCGACAACATCCAGAACGGCAAGTTCGAGATGGCGACCTTCGGCTGGCAGGGCACGCTGTTCCCGATCTCCTCGACGGAGTCGCTGTTCTACCCGGAGATGAAGCCGGGCGGAAGCGGTCAGAACTACGCGTTCGTGACGGACGAGAAGCTGGGCGACCTGTGGAAGCAGGCCAACGCGGAACTCGACCCGGCCAAGCGCCTGAACATCGCGAGCCAGATCAACGACACCATCGCCAGCTACGTGCCGATGCTGCCGATCTACCCGTACCCCAATGTTCAGGTGGTCGACAAGAACCTCGCGAACTACGGTCCGGGAACCTTCACCGACCTCACCGAGGACTGGACGACGGTCGGCTTCACGAAGTGA
- the typA gene encoding translational GTPase TypA: protein MSEAHRTDLRNVAIVAHVDHGKTTLVDAMLRQTGSFGEHAHVEERAMDTNDLEREKGITILAKNTAITYNGVHTDTPVTINVIDTPGHADFGGEVERGLSMVDGVVLLVDASEGPLPQTRFVLRKALEAKLPVILLVNKTDRPDARIAEVEEEAHDLLLGLASDLVDDVPDLDVDALLDVPVVYASGRAGAASRNRPQNGELPDNADLEPLFAAILEHVPAPKYDDEAPLQAWVTNLDSSPFLGRLALLRVFNGTLRKGQTVAWVRHDGSHSNARITELLKTRALERYPAESAGPGDIVAIAGLEEITIGETIADPDDVRPLPAIHVDDPAISMTIGTNTSPLMGKVKGHKLTARMVKDRLDRELVGNVSLNVVEIGRPDAWEVQGRGELALAILVENMRREGFELTVGKPQVVTRKGERGQVQEPFEQLTIDAPEEYLGAITQLLAARKGRMESMTNHGTGWVRMEFVVPSRGLIGFRTEFLTTTRGTGIANAIGAGYEDWAGHIVTRQNGSIIADRQGVVTPFAIIALQERMSFFVNPGDEVYEGMVIGENSRNDDMDVNITKEKKLTNMRSSTADTFESMTPSRILSLEESLEFARDDECVEVTPEKVRIRKVVLDQHDRARATARLKRQDANA from the coding sequence ATGTCTGAAGCCCACCGCACAGATCTGCGCAACGTCGCGATCGTCGCGCACGTCGACCACGGAAAGACCACACTCGTGGACGCCATGTTGCGCCAGACGGGCTCATTCGGCGAGCACGCGCACGTCGAAGAGCGTGCGATGGACACGAACGACCTCGAGCGCGAGAAGGGCATCACGATCCTCGCCAAGAACACGGCGATCACCTACAACGGCGTGCACACCGACACGCCGGTGACGATCAACGTGATCGACACCCCCGGTCACGCCGACTTCGGCGGCGAGGTCGAGCGCGGGCTGTCGATGGTGGACGGTGTTGTGCTGCTGGTGGATGCCTCGGAAGGGCCGCTGCCGCAGACCCGGTTCGTTCTGCGCAAGGCGCTGGAAGCGAAGCTGCCGGTCATCCTCCTGGTCAACAAGACCGACCGGCCGGACGCGCGCATCGCCGAGGTCGAAGAAGAAGCGCACGACCTGCTGCTGGGGCTGGCCTCCGACCTGGTGGACGACGTGCCCGATCTGGACGTGGACGCACTCCTGGATGTGCCGGTGGTGTACGCCTCCGGGCGCGCGGGCGCGGCATCCCGAAACCGGCCTCAGAACGGCGAGCTGCCCGACAACGCCGACCTCGAACCGCTGTTCGCGGCGATCCTCGAGCACGTGCCCGCGCCCAAGTACGACGACGAGGCGCCGCTGCAGGCCTGGGTCACGAACCTCGACTCGTCGCCGTTCCTCGGGCGCCTGGCGCTGCTGCGCGTGTTCAACGGGACGCTGCGCAAGGGGCAGACCGTGGCCTGGGTGCGCCACGACGGTTCGCACTCGAACGCCCGCATCACCGAACTGCTGAAGACCCGCGCCCTGGAGCGCTATCCTGCCGAGTCGGCCGGACCCGGCGACATCGTGGCCATCGCCGGCCTGGAAGAGATCACGATCGGCGAGACGATCGCCGATCCCGACGATGTGCGGCCGCTGCCGGCGATCCACGTCGACGACCCGGCGATCTCGATGACGATCGGCACGAACACTTCGCCGCTGATGGGAAAGGTCAAGGGGCACAAGCTCACCGCGCGCATGGTCAAGGACCGCCTCGACCGCGAGCTCGTGGGCAACGTGTCGCTGAACGTCGTCGAGATCGGTCGCCCCGACGCGTGGGAGGTGCAGGGCCGTGGTGAGCTGGCGCTGGCGATCCTCGTGGAGAACATGCGCCGCGAAGGCTTCGAACTGACCGTGGGCAAGCCCCAGGTGGTCACCCGCAAGGGCGAGCGCGGCCAGGTGCAGGAACCGTTCGAGCAGCTGACGATCGACGCGCCCGAGGAATACCTGGGTGCGATCACCCAGCTGCTGGCGGCGCGCAAGGGCCGTATGGAGTCGATGACCAACCACGGCACCGGCTGGGTGCGCATGGAGTTCGTCGTGCCGTCGCGGGGCCTGATCGGCTTCCGTACCGAGTTCCTGACGACCACGCGCGGAACCGGCATCGCCAACGCGATCGGCGCCGGCTATGAGGACTGGGCCGGCCACATCGTCACCCGTCAGAACGGCTCGATCATCGCCGACCGTCAGGGTGTCGTGACGCCGTTCGCGATCATCGCGCTGCAGGAGCGGATGTCGTTCTTCGTCAATCCCGGCGACGAGGTCTACGAGGGCATGGTCATCGGCGAGAACTCGCGCAATGACGACATGGACGTGAACATCACCAAGGAGAAGAAGCTCACGAACATGCGCTCCTCGACGGCTGACACGTTCGAGTCGATGACGCCTTCGCGAATCCTCTCACTGGAGGAGAGCCTCGAGTTCGCCCGTGACGACGAGTGCGTCGAGGTGACGCCGGAGAAGGTGCGCATCCGCAAGGTGGTGCTCGACCAGCACGATCGCGCACGTGCCACCGCGCGGCTGAAGCGCCAGGACGCCAACGCCTGA
- a CDS encoding helix-turn-helix domain-containing protein encodes MEQLGARIARALRREREAAGLSVSELARRAGLSKATVSQLEGGTGNPSVETLWAIATTLGVPFAVFVDDEQPVTTFIRAVTGSPVPSSKAPYSATLLTASPPQTRRDLYLLRAEPGGVRESAPHTRGTIEYVVLMTGQANVGPAEAPVRMAPGDFVSYRGDAPHVFEALEPGTSAVLLSELR; translated from the coding sequence ATGGAGCAACTCGGTGCACGGATCGCGCGGGCCCTGCGGCGCGAGCGCGAAGCGGCCGGTCTGTCCGTCTCGGAGCTGGCCCGCCGCGCCGGCCTCTCGAAGGCCACGGTGTCTCAACTCGAAGGCGGCACCGGCAACCCCAGCGTCGAGACGCTGTGGGCGATCGCCACCACCCTCGGCGTGCCGTTCGCCGTGTTCGTCGACGACGAACAGCCCGTGACCACCTTCATCCGTGCCGTGACGGGATCGCCCGTCCCGTCATCGAAGGCGCCCTACTCGGCGACGCTGCTGACCGCCAGTCCTCCGCAGACGCGCCGCGACCTCTACCTGCTGCGCGCCGAGCCCGGCGGTGTTCGCGAGTCGGCGCCGCACACGCGCGGCACGATCGAATACGTCGTCCTCATGACCGGCCAGGCCAACGTCGGGCCGGCCGAAGCCCCGGTGCGCATGGCTCCGGGCGACTTCGTCTCGTACCGCGGCGACGCGCCGCATGTGTTCGAGGCCCTCGAGCCGGGTACCTCGGCCGTGCTGCTCTCCGAGCTGCGCTGA
- a CDS encoding AzlC family ABC transporter permease: MSRSQGSARADAAGDAGGTGAGEVAARRKAVRDGVGVAVATSAYGISFGALATASGFDVWQTCVLSLLMFTGGSQFAFIGVIGTGGLAAIPAAIASAGLLGVRNIAYGMRMSPLLGGGWLTRAAAAQFTIDESTAVALGQSTVRAQRMGFWITGLGVYVGWNSTTLAGALLGDVLGDPRAYGLDAAAAAAFLALLWPRLRRRQAIAVGIAAAAVATVLTPVLMPGMPVLVAAIVAIIVGWANWLGRDDTAAVPGAGLTAVPGVGPGAGPGAEPDDVPEREGLP, from the coding sequence ATGAGTCGTTCGCAGGGAAGCGCACGGGCGGATGCCGCCGGCGACGCCGGGGGCACGGGCGCAGGAGAGGTCGCAGCGCGCCGCAAGGCCGTCCGCGACGGCGTGGGGGTGGCCGTGGCCACCAGTGCGTATGGCATCTCGTTCGGGGCTCTGGCCACGGCATCCGGATTCGACGTGTGGCAGACGTGCGTGCTGAGCCTGCTGATGTTCACCGGGGGATCGCAGTTCGCCTTCATCGGGGTGATCGGCACCGGGGGACTGGCGGCGATTCCCGCAGCGATCGCCTCGGCCGGTCTTCTGGGCGTGCGCAACATCGCCTATGGCATGCGCATGTCCCCACTGCTGGGCGGCGGGTGGCTCACGCGCGCGGCCGCCGCCCAATTCACGATCGACGAGTCCACAGCCGTCGCCCTCGGCCAGAGCACCGTCCGCGCGCAGCGGATGGGCTTCTGGATCACCGGCCTCGGCGTCTACGTCGGCTGGAACTCCACCACCCTCGCCGGGGCCCTATTGGGCGACGTGCTGGGCGATCCCCGCGCGTATGGGTTGGATGCCGCGGCCGCCGCCGCCTTCCTCGCGCTGCTGTGGCCGCGCCTGCGCCGGCGCCAGGCCATTGCGGTGGGCATCGCCGCAGCGGCGGTGGCGACGGTGCTGACCCCCGTGCTGATGCCGGGGATGCCGGTGCTGGTCGCCGCGATCGTTGCGATCATCGTCGGCTGGGCCAATTGGCTCGGCAGGGACGACACCGCCGCCGTCCCCGGTGCGGGCCTCACCGCCGTCCCAGGTGTGGGCCCCGGTGCGGGCCCCGGTGCCGAGCCCGACGATGTGCCCGAGCGTGAGGGACTGCCATGA
- a CDS encoding AzlD domain-containing protein, with product MTLWNAVLVASIICVAVKTLGYLVPARLMQAPRPARIADLLTVALLAALVAVQTLGAGQAIIVDARVPAVLVAAVLLLLRAPFLVVVTAAAVVAALLRLWGWAA from the coding sequence ATGACGCTGTGGAATGCGGTGCTGGTGGCCTCCATCATCTGCGTGGCGGTGAAGACGCTGGGCTATCTCGTACCGGCGCGCCTGATGCAGGCCCCCCGCCCGGCGCGCATCGCCGATCTTCTGACGGTGGCGCTGCTGGCTGCCCTTGTGGCGGTGCAGACCCTGGGGGCGGGGCAGGCGATCATCGTGGATGCTCGAGTGCCTGCGGTGCTCGTGGCGGCGGTGCTTCTGCTGCTGCGTGCGCCCTTCCTGGTCGTGGTGACGGCGGCGGCGGTGGTGGCCGCACTGCTGCGTCTGTGGGGGTGGGCGGCGTAG
- a CDS encoding DUF6113 family protein, whose product MRSTVTQILTLLLAFVVGTVYGVAGTISHAYRLGWFPVGLVLSLIGIIALLVAMRALTEDRWTALAGGVGALAATVVFSGSGPGGSVIVPGGTLDELAGVNLGFVWAIGVALAATVVVAWPDLSRSRRSADR is encoded by the coding sequence GTGAGATCCACCGTCACCCAGATCCTGACGCTGCTGCTCGCCTTCGTCGTGGGCACGGTCTACGGTGTGGCCGGCACGATCTCGCACGCCTATCGGCTCGGCTGGTTTCCGGTGGGCCTCGTGCTGTCGCTGATCGGGATCATCGCGCTGCTGGTGGCGATGCGCGCGCTCACCGAGGACCGGTGGACGGCACTGGCCGGCGGCGTCGGCGCCCTGGCGGCGACCGTGGTCTTCTCCGGCTCGGGGCCCGGAGGATCGGTGATCGTGCCCGGTGGAACGCTGGACGAACTGGCCGGGGTGAACCTCGGCTTCGTCTGGGCGATCGGGGTGGCGCTGGCGGCGACAGTGGTGGTCGCGTGGCCCGACCTGTCCCGATCCCGCCGCTCAGCGGATCGCTAG
- the fdxA gene encoding ferredoxin, translating into MTYVIALPCVDVKDRACVDECPVDCIYEGDRSLYIHPDECVDCGACEPVCPVEAIYYEDDLPEEWADYYKVNVEFFDDLGSPGGAAKIGVIHKDHPIVAALPPQV; encoded by the coding sequence GTGACTTATGTGATCGCCCTTCCGTGTGTGGACGTCAAGGACCGCGCGTGTGTCGACGAATGCCCTGTCGACTGCATCTACGAGGGCGACCGGTCGCTGTACATCCACCCCGATGAATGCGTCGACTGCGGCGCCTGCGAGCCGGTGTGCCCGGTCGAGGCGATCTATTACGAAGACGATCTGCCTGAGGAGTGGGCCGACTACTACAAGGTCAATGTCGAGTTCTTCGACGACCTGGGCTCACCCGGCGGTGCGGCGAAGATCGGCGTGATCCACAAGGATCACCCGATCGTGGCGGCGCTGCCGCCGCAGGTCTGA
- the dapC gene encoding succinyldiaminopimelate transaminase, with product MGVADLADYPWDAVAPYAARARAHPDGIVDLSIGSPVDATPDVVRDALKTATDAHAYPQTVGTPALREAISAWYARRRGVHGLTSAQILPTVGSKELVALLPLLLGLGPGDIVVHPRAAYPTYAVGARLVGATAVAGDDPAQWPEGTRLVWVNSPGNPDGRVRGIPQLQADVARARELGAVIAGDECYAELGWDAPWDAEPVPSILDPRVSGADAAGVLSVYSLSKQSNLAGYRAAFLAGDEALVARLLTARKHLGLMVPAPVQHAMMAALGDDAHVRTQKETYRRRRDILKPAVEAAGFRIDGSEAGLYLWATEGCDAWQSLGRLADLGILAGPGHFYGTHFEQHVRLSLTAPDERVDAAAARLRS from the coding sequence ATGGGCGTCGCCGATCTGGCCGACTATCCCTGGGACGCCGTGGCGCCCTACGCGGCCCGCGCCCGGGCGCATCCGGACGGCATCGTCGATCTGTCCATCGGGTCGCCGGTGGATGCCACACCCGACGTGGTGCGGGACGCGTTGAAGACGGCCACCGACGCGCACGCATACCCGCAGACGGTCGGCACACCCGCGCTGCGCGAGGCGATCTCGGCCTGGTATGCGCGACGCCGCGGGGTGCACGGGCTGACGTCCGCCCAGATCCTTCCCACGGTCGGGTCGAAAGAACTCGTGGCCCTGCTGCCGCTCCTGCTGGGCCTCGGCCCCGGCGACATCGTCGTGCACCCCCGCGCTGCCTACCCCACCTACGCGGTGGGTGCGCGCCTGGTGGGCGCGACTGCGGTGGCAGGCGACGACCCCGCACAGTGGCCCGAGGGCACGCGCCTGGTGTGGGTGAACAGCCCCGGCAACCCGGACGGCCGGGTCCGCGGCATCCCGCAACTGCAGGCCGACGTCGCCCGGGCACGAGAACTCGGCGCCGTGATCGCCGGCGACGAGTGCTACGCCGAGCTCGGCTGGGACGCGCCGTGGGACGCGGAGCCGGTGCCGTCGATCCTCGACCCACGGGTGAGCGGAGCCGATGCGGCCGGTGTGCTCTCGGTCTACTCGCTGAGCAAGCAGTCGAACCTCGCCGGCTACCGCGCAGCGTTCCTCGCCGGTGACGAAGCCCTCGTGGCGCGCCTGCTGACGGCCCGCAAGCACCTGGGGCTCATGGTTCCCGCCCCCGTGCAGCACGCGATGATGGCCGCGCTGGGCGACGACGCGCACGTGCGCACGCAGAAGGAGACCTACCGTCGCCGCCGCGACATCCTCAAGCCCGCCGTCGAAGCCGCCGGATTCCGCATCGACGGCAGCGAGGCGGGACTGTATCTGTGGGCCACCGAGGGATGCGACGCCTGGCAGAGCCTCGGGCGTCTGGCCGATCTCGGCATCCTCGCCGGCCCCGGGCACTTCTACGGCACGCACTTCGAGCAGCACGTGCGACTGTCTCTGACGGCACCCGACGAGCGGGTGGATGCTGCAGCCGCCCGCTTGCGTTCGTAG
- a CDS encoding citrate synthase has product MTDAQPDIATLTIADRTAQLPVLAAVDGKPSVDVSTLTRQTGLTALDYGFVNTAATKSAITYIDGDQGILRYRGYPIEQLAKGSSYLEVAWLLLYGELPTASELADFDERIRRHTLLHEDLKRFFSALPHTAHPMSVLSSAVAALSTYYEGQTDPHNPEHVELNIVRMLAKLPVIAAYAHKKSVGQAFLYPDNSLSFVDNFLKMNFGVLSEDYVVNPVMSKALELLLILHEDHEQNASTSTVRLVGSTGANQFASISAGIQALSGPLHGGANEAVLAMLARIRDSGESVERFVERVKNKEEGVKLMGFGHRVYKNYDPRAKLVKESAEEVLAELGVHDPLLDLAKELEEIALADDYFVERKLYPNVDFYTGVIYKAMGFPTRMFTVLFAIGRLPGWLAQWRESVNDPQTKIGRPQQLYVGAPERNYPGA; this is encoded by the coding sequence GTGACGGACGCACAGCCGGACATTGCCACCCTCACGATCGCAGACCGCACCGCGCAGTTGCCGGTGCTGGCGGCCGTGGACGGCAAGCCGAGCGTCGACGTCTCGACGCTGACCAGGCAGACCGGGCTGACTGCGCTGGACTACGGGTTCGTCAACACGGCGGCCACCAAGTCGGCGATCACCTATATCGACGGCGATCAGGGGATTCTGCGCTACCGCGGCTACCCGATCGAGCAGCTCGCGAAGGGCAGCTCGTACCTCGAGGTGGCGTGGCTGCTGCTGTACGGCGAACTGCCCACGGCCTCAGAACTCGCCGACTTCGACGAGCGCATTCGCCGGCACACGCTGCTGCACGAGGACCTCAAGCGCTTCTTCTCGGCACTGCCGCACACCGCCCACCCCATGTCGGTGCTGTCATCGGCGGTCGCGGCACTGTCGACGTATTACGAGGGACAGACCGATCCCCACAACCCGGAGCACGTCGAGCTGAACATCGTGCGCATGCTCGCCAAGCTTCCGGTGATCGCCGCCTACGCGCACAAGAAGAGCGTCGGGCAGGCGTTCCTCTATCCCGACAACTCGCTGAGCTTCGTCGACAACTTCCTGAAGATGAACTTCGGAGTGCTCAGCGAGGACTACGTCGTCAACCCGGTCATGTCCAAGGCCCTCGAGCTGCTGCTGATCCTGCACGAAGACCACGAGCAGAACGCATCGACCTCGACCGTCCGCCTGGTCGGGTCGACGGGGGCCAATCAGTTCGCGTCGATCTCTGCCGGCATCCAGGCCCTGTCCGGACCCCTGCACGGCGGTGCGAACGAAGCCGTGCTGGCGATGCTCGCCCGCATCCGCGATTCCGGCGAAAGCGTCGAGCGCTTCGTCGAGCGAGTGAAGAACAAAGAAGAAGGCGTGAAGCTCATGGGCTTCGGGCACCGCGTCTACAAGAATTACGACCCGCGTGCCAAGCTCGTCAAGGAGTCGGCCGAAGAGGTGCTGGCCGAACTCGGTGTGCACGACCCGCTGCTGGACCTCGCCAAAGAGCTCGAAGAGATCGCGCTGGCCGATGATTACTTCGTCGAGCGCAAGCTCTACCCGAACGTCGACTTCTACACCGGCGTCATCTACAAGGCGATGGGGTTCCCCACGCGCATGTTCACGGTGCTGTTCGCGATCGGGCGTCTGCCCGGCTGGCTCGCACAGTGGCGCGAGTCCGTCAATGACCCGCAGACCAAGATCGGTCGCCCGCAGCAGCTGTACGTAGGCGCGCCCGAGCGCAACTACCCCGGGGCCTGA